The Psychrosphaera ytuae genome includes a region encoding these proteins:
- the ispE gene encoding 4-(cytidine 5'-diphospho)-2-C-methyl-D-erythritol kinase codes for MSLVLPMTLLSPAKLNLFLHINGRLPNGYHELQSLFHFLDYGDTMTFSESDQHLFTCDNPELETEDNLIIKARNALVEINSLRDKPQHLQPIHIHLNKVLPMGGGVGGGSSNAATTLLALNEIWQLQLSKPQLEEIGLKLGADVPIFVRGESSIAEGVGEHLTPYPVNEAWYVVLTPDAHVNTAMLFNSDSLPRDTAKIPLSEIDYQAVDPQFKNDFENIVIKGYPTVAKSLNWLLEYGPARMTGTGACVFAEFCSQDEANEIFRRLPVELAGFVAKGCNISPTHQTLFGQ; via the coding sequence ATGAGTCTTGTTTTGCCAATGACGTTACTATCGCCAGCCAAGCTCAATTTGTTTTTACACATCAATGGGCGCTTACCCAATGGCTACCATGAATTACAGAGCTTATTTCACTTTTTAGACTACGGCGACACCATGACGTTTTCCGAGTCTGACCAACACCTTTTTACTTGTGACAATCCAGAACTAGAAACTGAAGACAATTTAATTATTAAAGCGCGTAATGCACTGGTTGAAATAAATAGCTTACGTGATAAGCCTCAACACCTGCAACCCATTCATATTCACCTCAATAAAGTGTTACCTATGGGCGGCGGAGTCGGTGGAGGCTCGTCAAATGCGGCGACGACTTTGTTGGCGCTAAATGAAATCTGGCAACTTCAATTGTCAAAACCACAACTGGAAGAAATAGGTCTTAAATTGGGCGCAGATGTACCAATTTTTGTACGCGGAGAGTCTTCAATCGCCGAAGGTGTTGGTGAACATTTAACGCCCTATCCGGTTAATGAAGCTTGGTATGTTGTTCTAACTCCAGATGCTCATGTCAACACAGCTATGCTTTTTAACTCGGATTCCCTACCCAGGGATACAGCCAAAATCCCCCTTTCAGAAATAGACTACCAAGCTGTTGATCCACAGTTTAAAAATGATTTTGAAAACATAGTGATTAAAGGCTATCCAACCGTTGCCAAATCATTGAACTGGTTGTTAGAATATGGCCCGGCCAGGATGACTGGCACTGGCGCTTGTGTTTTTGCTGAATTTTGTTCGCAAGACGAAGCAAATGAGATATTTCGTCGGCTGCCTGTCGAACTGGCTGGATTTGTTGCAAAAGGCTGTAACATTTCACCAACGCACCAAACGTTGTTTGGCCAATAA
- a CDS encoding ribose-phosphate pyrophosphokinase, whose protein sequence is MPDIKLFAGNATPELAEIISNRLDIDLGNATVGRFSDGEISVQVNDNVRGSDVFIIQSTCAPCNDNLMELIVMVDALRRASAGRITAVIPYFGYARQDRRVRSARVPITAKVVADFLSSVGVDRVLTVDLHAEQIQGFFDVPVDNVFGSPILVDDLRKKGFDRAEDVVVVSPDIGGVVRARAIAKLLDDKDLAIIDKRRPQANVAQIMHIIGDVQGRDCIMVDDMIDTGGTLCKAAEALKAHGAKRVFAYATHPVFSGNAVENLKNSVIDEVIVTDSIPLAEEIAALPNVRQLTLGNMLAEAIRRLSNEESISAMFEH, encoded by the coding sequence GTGCCTGATATAAAGCTCTTCGCTGGAAACGCTACGCCAGAACTTGCCGAAATCATCAGTAATCGTCTCGACATCGACCTAGGAAATGCCACTGTAGGTCGTTTTAGCGACGGTGAGATCAGCGTTCAAGTAAATGATAACGTCCGTGGCTCAGACGTGTTCATTATTCAATCGACCTGTGCCCCCTGTAACGACAACTTAATGGAACTTATCGTCATGGTTGACGCTCTTAGAAGAGCTTCTGCTGGACGTATTACCGCTGTCATTCCATATTTTGGTTATGCTCGCCAAGACCGTCGTGTTCGCTCTGCACGTGTTCCAATTACTGCCAAAGTTGTTGCCGACTTCTTATCGAGTGTTGGTGTAGACCGTGTATTAACGGTTGACCTACACGCTGAGCAAATCCAAGGTTTCTTCGACGTGCCAGTGGATAACGTTTTCGGTAGTCCTATTTTGGTTGATGACCTTCGCAAAAAAGGCTTTGACCGTGCTGAAGATGTGGTTGTTGTATCACCAGACATTGGTGGTGTTGTTCGCGCTAGAGCAATCGCTAAATTATTGGACGACAAAGACCTTGCGATTATCGACAAACGTCGCCCGCAAGCCAACGTCGCTCAAATCATGCATATAATCGGTGACGTTCAAGGTCGTGATTGTATTATGGTTGATGATATGATTGATACAGGTGGCACCTTGTGTAAAGCAGCTGAAGCACTTAAGGCACACGGCGCAAAACGCGTTTTTGCTTATGCAACTCACCCGGTATTCTCTGGTAATGCAGTAGAAAACCTAAAAAATTCAGTCATTGATGAAGTTATAGTAACAGATTCGATTCCACTGGCAGAAGAAATAGCCGCACTGCCAAATGTTCGTCAACTGACCTTGGGGAACATGTTAGCAGAGGCGATTCGTCGCTTAAGCAACGAAGAATCTATCTCGGCCATGTTCGAGCACTAG
- a CDS encoding 50S ribosomal protein L25/general stress protein Ctc: MSEAIYTLEATVRNEKGTGASRRLRHANQVPAIVYGADKETQQIALAHNKVWQAQEHEGFYSHILTLVIDGKNEEVILKDVQRHPYKAQIMHLDFQRVEAGHKLHTSVPVHFIGEDVATKSGAIVNHTMTELEITCLPKDLPEFIEVNVADLEVGQTLHISDLTLPAGVESVELAKGEDHDQAVVSLSAPKAKAAEDEASEEADSE; the protein is encoded by the coding sequence ATGTCTGAAGCTATTTACACTTTAGAAGCTACAGTTCGCAACGAAAAAGGTACTGGTGCGAGCCGCCGCCTTCGTCACGCTAACCAAGTTCCTGCAATCGTTTACGGTGCAGATAAAGAAACTCAACAAATCGCTCTTGCGCACAACAAAGTTTGGCAAGCTCAAGAACACGAAGGTTTCTACTCTCACATCTTAACTCTAGTTATCGATGGCAAGAACGAAGAAGTAATCTTAAAAGACGTTCAACGTCACCCTTACAAAGCACAAATCATGCACTTGGACTTCCAACGTGTTGAAGCTGGCCACAAGTTACACACAAGTGTTCCAGTTCACTTCATCGGTGAAGATGTTGCTACTAAGAGCGGCGCGATTGTTAATCACACAATGACTGAACTTGAAATTACTTGTCTTCCTAAAGACCTTCCAGAGTTCATCGAAGTTAACGTTGCTGACCTAGAAGTTGGTCAAACGTTACACATCAGTGACTTAACGCTTCCTGCAGGTGTTGAATCAGTTGAACTAGCTAAAGGTGAAGATCACGACCAAGCGGTTGTAAGCTTAAGCGCACCTAAAGCAAAAGCAGCTGAAGATGAAGCTTCTGAAGAAGCAGATTCTGAATAA